In Thiomonas arsenitoxydans, the genomic stretch GGTTGTGATGGGCTTGCGTTGCCGTAGCAGGGTTTGCAGCGAATCAGTCGCGGCCAGGAGATTGAGCGCGTCGGCGTCGAGCACCAGGGGGACGGGTTGGGCCAGAGCCTGCGCCAAGTAGGTGCGGGCGGCGTCGTCGCAACCGGCGCCGGGGCCGACGAGCAGACAGGTTCGGCCACCTTGGGCGTCGAGTAGCGCGGCTGGGGAGCGCAGCATCAGTTCTGGCGCCAGCAGATCTACGGCGGGGGCTTGGTCATCGAGCAGGCCGACGAACACTCTGCCGGCGCCGAGCTGGGCTGCCGCGCGGGCGGCGAGCAGGGCAGCGCCTGTCATGCCTGCGGCACCTCCGATCACCGCGACGTCGCCCCGCTGCCCCTTGTGGGCGGACTGTGACAGGTCCGGCAGCAGAGGGCGAATCAGATCGGCGCCGAGCCAGGTGGCATCAATCGCTACCTGCGGATGATGCGTTGCCGCATCGACGCCGAAATCGTCCTGCCACAGCGTGCCGCATAAGCTTGATGCAGGCCCAGTGCGCAAACCGGGTTTGAGCCCGAGCAGGCTGAGAGTCAAGGTGGCGCGCACGCAGACGTCGGTTGCGGCGCCGGTGTCGGCATCCAGCCCCGAGGGCAGATCGACGCTGAGCACCGGGGCGCCGCGCTGCGCGTTGAGCCCTTGAATGATCTCGGCCATCTGCGCTCGCATGGGGCCCCGCAGGCCAAGGCCCAGCAGCGCGTCGATGTAGAGATCGGCCTCGGGCAAGGTGCTGTGATCGTCCAGGGCGCACCGAACCTCAGCCGTCTGCGCTTGCGCCCAGGCCCACGCAGCGTCGGCGGGCAGGCGAGAGCGCCATTCGTTCAGCGTCTCGGCGCCGCAGGCGAGGACGAGCACGTCGCGTCCAGCCTGGTGCAACTGCGTGGCCGCCACAAGGCCGTCGCCGCCGTTGTTTCCCGCGCCCGCGAGCACGACGACGCGTCTTGCGTGCGGATAGCAAGCCTGCGCCAACCGGGCCACGGCACTGCCCGCGCGCTGCATGAGGCTGTGCGGGGGTAATGTGCGCGCGGCCTCGGATTCGATCTGGCGCAGCGCGTCGACGCGATACACCGGCTCGGATTGCAGGGGGCTGATGCGTTTGAGCATGTGCGTGATTTCTCCCTCAAATGAAGCCGAGCAGACCCAACAATGCCCCGGCGAGCAGTAGCCATAAGGGGTTGAGCCTCGTGCGGACGACCAGCACGACGGTCAGCAGCATGAGCGCGATGCGCTGCCAACTGGTGGCTTCCTGCCGCGCCAGCAGGCAGCCGGAGGAAAGCAGCAGGCCGACGGTGATGGGCGCCATGCCATCGTGCATGGCGCGTACCCAGTGGCGATCCTTGTGAATCCGGCTGTAGCGGAAATAGGCCACGGTAATGAGCGATGACGGCAGAATCAGCCCGATGGCCGCTAGCAGGGCACCGGGCAGTCCGAGAATCTGCCAGCCGAGCAGGGCGGAAAACAGAATCATGTTGGGGCCGGGCGAAGCCTGCCCCAGCGCCAGGGCCGAGGTAAACGCCGAATCGCTGAGCCAATGTTGCTCCACCACCAGATAGCGGTGCATGTCGGGCAGCAGGCCGATGGCGCCGCCCACTGAAAGCAGAGACCACAGTAGAAAATGGCCGAAAAAAGCCAGGGCGACTGAGAGGGTGTGCATCAGGCCCTCCGAATGCGCCACCAGGCCAGTGCTACGGCAATCGGACCGAGTACGACCAAGACCCAGAGCAGGTTGATACGCAGCAGGCCCACCCCGGCAAACGCCAGCCCCGCCCAGCCCCAGTTGGGCAGGTAATGGCGAATGGCGGGAAAGAGCTTGATGGCCATGGCAATCACCAGTCCGGCCACCACGGCCGACATTCCCGCAATGCATGAGTCACTGCGGGCGTGCTGGCGTATTGGGCGTAGGCGATGGCAACGAGGAAG encodes the following:
- a CDS encoding bifunctional ADP-dependent NAD(P)H-hydrate dehydratase/NAD(P)H-hydrate epimerase, producing MLKRISPLQSEPVYRVDALRQIESEAARTLPPHSLMQRAGSAVARLAQACYPHARRVVVLAGAGNNGGDGLVAATQLHQAGRDVLVLACGAETLNEWRSRLPADAAWAWAQAQTAEVRCALDDHSTLPEADLYIDALLGLGLRGPMRAQMAEIIQGLNAQRGAPVLSVDLPSGLDADTGAATDVCVRATLTLSLLGLKPGLRTGPASSLCGTLWQDDFGVDAATHHPQVAIDATWLGADLIRPLLPDLSQSAHKGQRGDVAVIGGAAGMTGAALLAARAAAQLGAGRVFVGLLDDQAPAVDLLAPELMLRSPAALLDAQGGRTCLLVGPGAGCDDAARTYLAQALAQPVPLVLDADALNLLAATDSLQTLLRQRKPITTLLTPHPLEAARLMGVSVQAIESDRLTAARTLAQRFACWIVLKGHGTLIVSPQQTAWINATGNGLLATAGSGDVLAGSAAALLAATGKASSVLAAVWLHGQAAIHYARKHGPGGLTAATLPLWMAASWADLPYRRPRPGIDENADFC
- a CDS encoding chromate transporter, with the protein product MHTLSVALAFFGHFLLWSLLSVGGAIGLLPDMHRYLVVEQHWLSDSAFTSALALGQASPGPNMILFSALLGWQILGLPGALLAAIGLILPSSLITVAYFRYSRIHKDRHWVRAMHDGMAPITVGLLLSSGCLLARQEATSWQRIALMLLTVVLVVRTRLNPLWLLLAGALLGLLGFI